Proteins from a single region of Weeksella virosa DSM 16922:
- a CDS encoding electron transfer flavoprotein subunit alpha/FixB family protein: MPIFVFAETHDGHYKKAALEAVSYAKSIADLAGNTVTAVAFNATESSDKLYAHGAQKVVKVDNDTLKNFDPSLYAKALAEVANGADTFVLASTNDSSSVAPILALKLNASLVTNVEKAPTSVTPFTVQRKAFSGKGIETVAVEGAKVITVLQNSFGVKDNAVSGTEETGNVTVNAADAKITIESVEQASSEKIDLYEAETVVSAGRGLKGPENWGMIEELANILGAATASSKPVADIGWRPHSEHVGQTGKAIAPNLYIAIGISGAIQHLAGVNGSKTIVVINNDPEAPFFKAADYGIVGDAFEVVPKLIEEVKKLKGVN; this comes from the coding sequence ATGCCAATATTTGTTTTCGCAGAAACCCATGATGGACACTATAAAAAAGCAGCATTAGAAGCCGTTTCATACGCCAAATCTATAGCCGACTTAGCAGGTAACACGGTAACAGCTGTTGCTTTTAACGCTACAGAATCATCGGATAAACTATATGCTCACGGTGCACAGAAAGTTGTAAAAGTTGACAACGACACACTCAAAAACTTCGATCCAAGCCTTTACGCAAAAGCCTTGGCAGAAGTAGCAAACGGAGCCGATACTTTTGTATTAGCTTCTACAAACGACTCTTCTTCTGTAGCTCCTATACTAGCACTCAAATTAAACGCTTCTTTGGTGACCAATGTAGAAAAAGCTCCTACTTCGGTTACTCCTTTCACAGTTCAAAGAAAAGCTTTCTCAGGGAAAGGAATCGAAACAGTAGCAGTAGAAGGTGCCAAAGTAATCACTGTATTACAAAACTCTTTCGGGGTTAAAGATAACGCAGTTAGCGGCACAGAAGAAACAGGAAATGTAACAGTAAATGCAGCCGATGCAAAAATTACAATAGAAAGTGTAGAACAAGCATCTTCTGAAAAAATAGACCTTTACGAAGCCGAAACCGTAGTTTCTGCTGGTCGTGGACTTAAAGGCCCAGAAAATTGGGGAATGATCGAAGAACTAGCGAACATTTTAGGTGCTGCAACCGCTTCATCTAAGCCAGTTGCGGACATAGGTTGGAGACCTCACTCAGAACACGTAGGACAAACCGGGAAAGCCATTGCACCAAATTTATACATAGCAATCGGAATCTCAGGAGCCATCCAACATTTAGCAGGAGTAAATGGATCGAAAACAATTGTTGTAATCAATAACGATCCAGAAGCACCATTCTTCAAAGCTGCTGACTATGGTATTGTAGGAGATGCCTTTGAAGTGGTACCAAAACTTATCGAAGAAGTTAAAAAACTAAAAGGAGTAAATTAA
- a CDS encoding bifunctional nuclease family protein: MDNLVKLNIKGISYSQTQTGAYALILEEEFGGRKLPIIIGSFEAQSIALALEKDIAPPRPLTHDLFVSLGEQFKFSVKSVYIYKLEDGVFYSKIVFIDFTGQIAEIDSRTSDAIAIAIRFFAPIYAYQDVVEKAGIHLEVIQEEQDSINQAMQKIEEEVKAMNDLSDYSEWTTEELEEEMKKAVMEENYELAAQLRDELDKRTN, encoded by the coding sequence ATGGATAATTTAGTTAAACTCAATATTAAAGGAATCTCTTATAGCCAAACACAAACAGGAGCTTATGCTCTTATTTTGGAAGAAGAATTCGGAGGACGTAAACTCCCTATCATCATCGGAAGTTTTGAGGCTCAATCTATTGCATTAGCTTTAGAAAAAGACATTGCACCGCCAAGACCACTCACACATGATCTTTTTGTGAGCTTGGGAGAACAATTCAAGTTTTCTGTAAAATCGGTTTATATCTATAAATTAGAAGATGGCGTATTTTATTCGAAAATAGTTTTTATAGATTTCACAGGACAAATAGCCGAAATCGACTCACGCACCTCAGACGCCATTGCTATTGCTATTCGTTTCTTTGCCCCTATTTATGCCTACCAAGACGTTGTAGAAAAAGCAGGGATCCATTTAGAAGTTATCCAAGAAGAACAAGATAGCATCAACCAAGCTATGCAAAAAATAGAAGAGGAAGTAAAAGCAATGAATGATTTATCCGACTATTCAGAATGGACAACTGAAGAATTAGAAGAAGAAATGAAAAAAGCAGTAATGGAAGAAAATTACGAACTTGCTGCTCAACTTCGAGACGAACTCGACAAACGTACAAACTAA
- the tatC gene encoding twin-arginine translocase subunit TatC, with protein MTKKKQYTADMSFLAHVGELRGHLVRSCIALILASIFVAFFWDFIVNDIIMAPLKSNFATFRFFNYLGETSGIGKLYTSEFDISKDLTNLDPSGQITSQIMAILVCGLIVAIPYIIWEIWRFVKPGLNENERKSATSTVFAITLFFLSGILFSYYMLLPLSTQFLFSYDPFNVGNTWTLPKYISLFVQTLLSMGVIFLLPVFVYFFTSIGLLTPTFLKTYRKHAFVVVLVIAAAITPNDILSMIVASIPLWFLYELSVVVANNVYTKQLRKQEKSLTKN; from the coding sequence ATGACAAAGAAAAAACAATACACAGCCGACATGTCTTTTTTGGCGCACGTAGGCGAATTAAGAGGTCATCTTGTACGATCTTGTATAGCACTGATTTTGGCATCTATTTTTGTAGCTTTTTTTTGGGATTTCATTGTCAATGATATTATCATGGCACCCTTGAAATCGAACTTTGCTACCTTTAGATTTTTCAACTATTTAGGTGAAACATCAGGAATAGGAAAATTATATACATCCGAATTCGATATTTCTAAAGACTTAACAAACCTCGACCCATCGGGTCAAATTACTTCGCAAATTATGGCAATTCTAGTTTGCGGGTTGATTGTTGCCATTCCATATATCATTTGGGAAATTTGGCGATTCGTGAAACCAGGCCTCAATGAGAATGAAAGAAAAAGTGCCACAAGCACTGTCTTTGCGATAACCTTGTTTTTCTTGTCTGGTATATTGTTTAGCTATTATATGCTTCTTCCACTTTCTACACAATTCTTATTTTCTTACGATCCGTTCAACGTTGGCAACACCTGGACTTTACCAAAATACATCAGCTTGTTTGTACAAACCTTATTATCGATGGGGGTAATTTTCCTCCTACCAGTATTTGTTTATTTTTTTACTTCGATAGGATTGTTGACCCCAACTTTCTTAAAAACTTATCGAAAACATGCATTTGTAGTAGTTTTGGTTATTGCTGCGGCGATTACACCGAACGACATATTGAGCATGATTGTAGCCTCGATCCCTCTTTGGTTTTTATACGAATTAAGTGTAGTTGTTGCAAATAATGTATACACAAAGCAACTCAGAAAACAAGAAAAAAGTTTAACAAAGAATTAA
- a CDS encoding KpsF/GutQ family sugar-phosphate isomerase: MEEKNLTFIAKEVFLEEAKEIELIANRLSDSFSQAVREIFNTNGKLVVCGIGKSAHIANKIVATLNSTGTPSQFLHAAEAIHGDLGLLQKEDVCLCISNSGNTPEIKLLSPILKNRAKSLIAITGNTESVLAKTADYVLDASVSKESGRLNLAPTSSTTAQLVMGDAIAVALMELRKFEKQDFAKYHPGGALGKRLLWRVDNIVDTSKKPQVSADAPMTEVIDSMTTGKMGITTITDKDNKVLGVITDGDLRRMLIEHPNFQHLKAKDIATMHPKKINKTALAATALDLIRNNSIGQIIVVDDTDKYYGVLDIHSILAEGIE; encoded by the coding sequence TTGGAAGAAAAAAATTTAACATTCATAGCTAAAGAGGTTTTTTTAGAAGAAGCCAAAGAAATTGAACTAATTGCCAATCGTTTGAGCGATTCTTTCAGCCAAGCTGTTCGAGAAATTTTTAACACAAACGGGAAACTTGTCGTATGCGGAATTGGGAAAAGTGCCCATATTGCAAACAAAATTGTCGCAACCCTAAACTCTACTGGTACCCCTTCTCAGTTTCTCCATGCTGCAGAAGCCATCCATGGTGATTTGGGATTGCTACAAAAAGAAGACGTTTGCTTATGTATCTCTAACAGTGGGAACACACCCGAAATAAAACTTCTTTCTCCTATCCTAAAAAATAGAGCAAAATCGCTAATCGCCATTACAGGCAACACAGAATCCGTCTTGGCAAAAACCGCTGATTATGTACTTGATGCATCCGTAAGCAAAGAAAGTGGACGCCTAAACCTAGCGCCTACAAGCAGCACAACTGCCCAACTTGTAATGGGCGATGCAATTGCAGTAGCTTTGATGGAACTTCGAAAGTTCGAAAAACAAGACTTCGCAAAATACCACCCAGGAGGGGCTTTAGGAAAAAGGCTCTTATGGCGTGTTGATAATATTGTAGATACAAGTAAAAAACCTCAAGTATCGGCAGACGCTCCGATGACAGAAGTAATTGATTCGATGACTACTGGCAAAATGGGAATTACTACCATTACCGATAAAGACAACAAAGTCCTGGGAGTTATCACCGATGGAGATTTACGTAGAATGCTTATCGAGCATCCCAACTTTCAGCATCTAAAAGCAAAGGATATTGCTACGATGCATCCTAAAAAAATAAATAAAACTGCCTTAGCTGCTACTGCCTTAGACCTTATCAGAAACAACAGTATTGGGCAAATAATTGTGGTCGACGATACCGATAAGTATTATGGAGTTTTGGATATCCATTCGATATTAGCAGAAGGAATAGAATAA
- a CDS encoding electron transfer flavoprotein subunit beta/FixA family protein: MKILVCISSVPDTTAKINFTSDGKEFDKNGVQFVINPHDEFSLTRAVELQEKQGATVTILTVGDASVEPVMRKALAIGANDGIRIDADAKDDFFVATQIAKAAKEGGYDLILTGKESIDYNGGAVPGLVAGMLDYGFVNGCIGLEVEGTTAKVVREIDGGKEKASVALPAVIAGQKGMVEESALRIPNMRGIMQARSKQITVVAAEPTETKVTVVGYEKPASRGTVTLVDKDNVAELVRLLHEEAKVI, encoded by the coding sequence ATGAAGATATTAGTTTGTATTAGTAGCGTTCCAGACACTACCGCAAAGATAAACTTCACTTCTGATGGGAAGGAGTTTGATAAAAACGGCGTGCAATTTGTAATCAACCCGCATGACGAATTTAGTTTAACCCGTGCCGTTGAATTGCAAGAAAAACAAGGGGCAACAGTGACAATCCTTACGGTAGGTGATGCAAGTGTAGAGCCTGTGATGCGCAAGGCTTTAGCCATTGGTGCAAATGACGGAATCCGTATAGATGCTGATGCGAAAGACGATTTCTTTGTAGCTACCCAAATTGCAAAAGCTGCTAAAGAAGGTGGATATGACTTGATTTTGACTGGGAAAGAATCTATAGATTACAACGGAGGTGCTGTTCCTGGTCTAGTAGCCGGAATGTTGGACTACGGTTTTGTAAACGGATGTATCGGACTAGAAGTTGAGGGCACTACTGCCAAAGTAGTTCGTGAAATCGACGGTGGGAAAGAAAAAGCGAGCGTCGCTCTACCTGCTGTAATCGCTGGACAAAAAGGAATGGTTGAAGAAAGTGCTCTTCGAATCCCGAACATGAGAGGTATTATGCAAGCAAGATCGAAACAAATCACAGTTGTTGCTGCAGAACCAACCGAAACCAAAGTAACGGTTGTTGGTTATGAAAAACCAGCTTCTCGTGGTACTGTAACTTTAGTAGACAAAGATAATGTTGCCGAATTGGTACGTTTGTTACATGAAGAAGCTAAAGTAATTTAA